One genomic segment of Bradyrhizobium diazoefficiens includes these proteins:
- a CDS encoding alkaline phosphatase D family protein, whose translation MKLKFSRRRFLTTSAGALGAIAMPHLSRAADRPAVTHGVQSGDVTVDGGVVWARTDRPAQMLVEVATTESFKDARALPPITALPESDFTAKMLIENLPGGQDIFYRVRFRDLSHSAIEGEPVVGRFRTAPADRRDVSFVWGGDVAGQGWGINPDDGGMFTFSAMRKHRPDFFLHSGDTIYADGPIQSEVKLADGRTWKNITIPEKAKVAETLDEYRAAHKYNLTDDNVRAFNAEVPVFVQWDDHEVTNNWSLSKELPASYKVRDIRLLAARAGRAFHEMYPMRESIVEPGRVYRQISYGPHLDVFVLDERSYRGPNGANLETEYGPASYFLGPDQIAWLKRGLLNSRATWKVIASDMPLSILVYDDAANKKGSEAFAQGDGPVRGREFEIADLLRFIKMAPVANTVWLTADVHYAAAHYYNPDKAQFQEFDPFWEFVSGPLHAGTFGPGEMDNTFGPEVRFVKAPGPDKQNLPPSAGMQFFGHVKIDGASGQMTVTLRDRADVALWSTTLDPKLA comes from the coding sequence ATGAAACTCAAATTCTCCCGCCGCCGCTTTCTCACCACCAGCGCCGGTGCGCTTGGCGCAATCGCGATGCCGCATCTGTCGCGCGCGGCCGACCGGCCGGCAGTGACGCATGGCGTGCAGTCGGGCGACGTCACCGTCGACGGCGGCGTGGTGTGGGCGCGCACCGATCGGCCCGCGCAGATGCTGGTCGAGGTGGCGACGACCGAGTCGTTCAAGGATGCCCGGGCGCTGCCGCCGATTACGGCGCTGCCCGAGAGCGATTTCACCGCAAAAATGCTGATCGAGAATCTGCCGGGAGGCCAGGACATCTTCTATCGCGTCCGCTTCCGCGATCTCTCGCACAGCGCGATCGAAGGCGAGCCGGTGGTCGGCCGCTTCCGCACCGCGCCGGCCGACCGCCGCGACGTCAGCTTCGTCTGGGGCGGCGACGTCGCAGGACAGGGGTGGGGCATCAATCCCGACGACGGCGGCATGTTCACCTTCTCCGCCATGCGCAAGCATCGGCCGGATTTCTTCCTGCATTCCGGCGACACCATCTATGCCGACGGTCCGATTCAATCCGAGGTCAAATTAGCCGACGGCAGAACCTGGAAGAACATCACCATCCCGGAGAAGGCCAAGGTCGCCGAGACCCTGGACGAGTACCGCGCCGCGCACAAATACAATCTCACCGACGACAATGTCCGCGCCTTCAATGCCGAAGTGCCTGTTTTCGTGCAGTGGGACGACCATGAGGTGACCAACAATTGGTCGCTGTCGAAGGAGCTGCCGGCGTCTTACAAGGTGCGCGACATCAGGCTGCTCGCGGCCCGGGCGGGCCGTGCCTTCCACGAGATGTATCCGATGCGCGAGAGCATCGTTGAGCCCGGCCGGGTCTATCGCCAGATCTCCTACGGCCCGCATCTCGACGTGTTCGTGCTCGACGAGCGCAGCTATCGCGGCCCGAACGGTGCCAATCTCGAAACGGAATATGGTCCCGCCAGCTACTTCCTCGGCCCGGATCAGATCGCCTGGCTCAAGCGCGGCCTGCTGAACTCGCGCGCGACCTGGAAGGTGATCGCGTCCGACATGCCGCTCAGCATCCTCGTCTATGACGATGCCGCAAACAAGAAAGGTTCGGAGGCCTTTGCGCAAGGCGATGGCCCGGTGCGCGGCCGCGAGTTCGAGATCGCCGACCTGCTGCGCTTCATCAAGATGGCACCGGTCGCGAACACGGTTTGGCTGACGGCCGACGTGCACTACGCGGCCGCGCACTACTACAACCCGGACAAGGCGCAGTTCCAGGAATTCGATCCGTTCTGGGAATTCGTCTCGGGCCCCCTGCACGCCGGGACGTTCGGGCCCGGCGAGATGGACAACACGTTTGGACCCGAGGTGCGCTTCGTCAAGGCGCCCGGCCCGGACAAGCAGAACCTGCCGCCGTCGGCCGGCATGCAGTTCTTCGGTCACGTCAAGATCGACGGCGCCTCCGGCCAGATGACGGTGACGTTGCGCGACCGCGCCGACGTTGCGCTGTGGTCGACGACGCTCGATCCGAAGCTTGCCTGA
- a CDS encoding TAXI family TRAP transporter solute-binding subunit has product MKLSLKRLFGRSMTGGSDLAETPTSSPRSAARRTALVSLALVLAIIGALAGGYYFAMRPVTLKIAVGPANSDDVKVVQTLTQAFAQNKSYVRLRPVQTDGATASAEALAESKVDLAIVRGDLDVPKNAQAVATLRKNVVVLWSVPGKGKKKGAKITKIPQLAGHRVGVVGKTQANVNLLKVILQQYGVDPAKVEVVQFPANEAAEAIKAQKADGYLAAGPVNSKITSDAIAASAKDGGAPIFLAIDSADAIAQNHPVYEASEIPAGTYGGSPDRPDDEVKTISFSHHIVARKGVSETTIAAFTRQLFAVRQQLLTDFPQAAKIETPDTDKDAAIPVHPGAAAFVDGEEKTFLDRYSDYIWWSLMALSAMGSLGAWFAGYLKKDERDSNSHLRDRLFDMIAAARKSESTEELDQMQAEADEILRDTLRCFDQGVIEQAALTAINIVLDQFHAAVADRKAVLFSVPQNPQRSGPQFRAAGNA; this is encoded by the coding sequence ATGAAACTGAGCCTCAAGCGCCTGTTCGGGAGATCGATGACCGGGGGATCGGACCTGGCCGAAACGCCCACCTCGTCGCCGCGATCAGCGGCGCGGCGAACGGCGCTCGTCTCGCTTGCATTGGTGCTCGCGATCATCGGCGCGCTCGCGGGCGGCTATTATTTCGCGATGCGCCCGGTGACGTTGAAGATCGCGGTCGGTCCCGCCAACAGCGACGACGTCAAGGTCGTGCAGACCCTGACGCAGGCCTTTGCGCAGAACAAGAGCTATGTGCGGCTGCGGCCGGTCCAGACCGACGGCGCCACCGCGAGCGCGGAGGCACTCGCAGAGAGCAAGGTCGATCTGGCCATCGTGCGCGGCGATCTGGACGTGCCGAAGAACGCACAGGCGGTCGCGACCCTGCGCAAGAACGTGGTGGTGCTGTGGTCGGTGCCCGGCAAGGGCAAGAAGAAGGGCGCCAAGATCACCAAGATCCCGCAGCTCGCCGGCCATCGCGTCGGCGTGGTCGGCAAGACGCAGGCCAATGTCAATCTGCTCAAGGTGATCCTCCAGCAATACGGCGTCGATCCCGCCAAGGTCGAGGTCGTACAATTCCCGGCCAATGAAGCGGCCGAAGCGATCAAGGCCCAGAAGGCCGATGGCTATCTCGCGGCGGGTCCCGTCAACAGCAAGATCACGTCGGATGCGATCGCGGCCTCCGCCAAGGATGGTGGCGCGCCGATCTTCCTTGCGATCGATTCCGCCGATGCGATCGCGCAGAACCACCCGGTCTACGAGGCCTCGGAAATTCCCGCCGGCACTTATGGCGGTTCACCCGATCGCCCCGACGACGAGGTCAAGACCATCAGCTTCTCGCACCATATCGTGGCGCGCAAAGGCGTGTCCGAAACCACCATCGCGGCCTTCACCCGGCAGCTGTTCGCCGTGCGCCAGCAATTGCTGACGGATTTCCCGCAGGCCGCGAAGATCGAGACGCCCGACACCGACAAGGACGCCGCGATCCCCGTGCATCCCGGCGCCGCCGCCTTTGTCGACGGCGAGGAAAAGACCTTCCTCGACAGGTACAGCGATTACATCTGGTGGAGTCTGATGGCGCTCTCCGCCATGGGCTCGCTCGGCGCCTGGTTTGCGGGCTATTTGAAGAAGGACGAACGCGACAGCAACAGCCATCTGCGCGACAGGCTGTTCGACATGATTGCCGCAGCACGCAAGAGCGAGAGCACCGAGGAGCTCGACCAGATGCAGGCCGAGGCGGACGAGATCCTGCGCGATACGCTGCGTTGCTTCGACCAGGGTGTGATTGAACAGGCTGCGCTCACCGCCATCAACATCGTGCTCGACCAGTTCCACGCTGCGGTAGCCGACCGCAAGGCGGTGCTCTTCAGCGTTCCGCAGAACCCGCAACGCTCGGGCCCGCAGTTCAGAGCCGCCGGCAACGCGTGA
- a CDS encoding 4a-hydroxytetrahydrobiopterin dehydratase, with protein MAERLTAEARKQVLGGLPGWTEIQGREAIGKTFVFKDFNEAFGFMSRAALVAEKMDHHPEWRNVYKTVEVVLSTHDAGGVTKLDIELAKAMNAIAG; from the coding sequence ATGGCAGAGCGGCTGACGGCGGAAGCACGTAAGCAGGTGCTGGGCGGACTACCGGGCTGGACCGAGATTCAGGGCCGCGAGGCCATCGGGAAAACCTTTGTCTTCAAGGATTTCAACGAGGCATTCGGCTTCATGAGCCGCGCCGCGCTGGTCGCCGAGAAGATGGACCACCACCCCGAATGGCGGAACGTCTACAAGACCGTGGAGGTGGTGCTGTCGACCCATGACGCCGGCGGCGTCACCAAGCTCGATATCGAGCTCGCCAAGGCGATGAACGCCATCGCCGGCTGA
- a CDS encoding YkvA family protein, whose translation MAAEHSVGFEPADRLAEDRESVGRRFWRKLKRVAAQLPFAEDLLAAYYCAFDRQTPRHVQASLLGAIAYFILPFDFVPDVMPILGFTDDAAVLATAIRMVASHITTEHREAARAALKRGVDEAEAEAA comes from the coding sequence ATGGCTGCCGAACACAGCGTGGGTTTCGAGCCGGCCGACCGGCTCGCGGAAGATCGCGAGAGCGTTGGCCGCCGCTTCTGGCGCAAGCTGAAGCGCGTCGCCGCGCAGCTGCCGTTCGCGGAAGATCTGCTCGCGGCCTATTACTGCGCGTTCGACCGCCAGACACCGCGCCATGTCCAGGCCTCGCTATTGGGCGCGATCGCCTATTTCATCCTGCCTTTCGACTTCGTTCCCGACGTGATGCCGATCCTCGGCTTCACCGATGATGCCGCCGTGCTCGCCACCGCCATCCGCATGGTCGCCAGCCACATCACGACCGAGCACCGCGAAGCCGCCCGCGCCGCGCTGAAGCGCGGCGTGGATGAGGCGGAGGCGGAAGCGGCGTAG
- a CDS encoding NADPH:quinone oxidoreductase family protein, producing the protein MKAILCSQYCQPDDLVLADVPDPVAGPGEAVIAIKAAALNFFDLLMIQGKYQIKPPFPFSPAAEVAGVIESVGPGVTDLKVGDRVVASCGHNGAREKIALPAASIVKIPDNLDYDRAAGIIIIYGTALHALEDRASPKPGETLAVLGAAGGTGLAACELGKLMGLKVIACASSDEKLEFAKAHGAELTLNYAKEDLKEGLRKLTGGKGVDIIFDPVGGAYAEAALRSIAWEGRFLVIGFAAGDIPKMPLNLALLKGCDIRGVFWGAWTRLNPEKNRANLEKLVRWTAEGKISSHVDRTFPLAQTADALKVLAGRQAMGKVILHP; encoded by the coding sequence ATGAAAGCCATCCTCTGCTCGCAATATTGCCAGCCCGACGATCTCGTGCTGGCCGATGTGCCGGATCCGGTGGCGGGGCCCGGCGAGGCCGTGATCGCGATCAAGGCGGCGGCGCTGAATTTTTTCGACCTTCTGATGATTCAGGGCAAGTACCAGATCAAGCCGCCGTTCCCGTTCTCGCCGGCCGCGGAAGTTGCCGGCGTGATCGAGAGCGTCGGCCCCGGCGTCACCGATCTGAAAGTCGGCGATCGCGTGGTGGCGTCCTGCGGCCATAACGGCGCGCGCGAGAAGATCGCGCTGCCGGCCGCATCCATCGTGAAGATCCCCGACAATCTCGACTACGACCGCGCGGCCGGCATCATCATCATCTACGGCACCGCGCTGCATGCGCTGGAAGACCGCGCGAGCCCCAAGCCGGGAGAGACGCTCGCGGTGCTGGGCGCGGCCGGAGGCACCGGCCTCGCTGCCTGCGAGCTCGGCAAGCTGATGGGACTCAAGGTGATCGCCTGCGCCTCGTCGGACGAGAAGCTCGAATTCGCCAAGGCGCATGGCGCCGAGCTGACGCTGAACTACGCCAAGGAGGATTTGAAGGAAGGCTTGCGCAAGCTGACAGGCGGCAAGGGCGTCGACATCATCTTCGATCCCGTGGGTGGCGCTTACGCGGAAGCCGCGCTGCGCTCGATCGCCTGGGAGGGCCGCTTTCTCGTGATCGGCTTTGCAGCCGGCGACATTCCGAAGATGCCGCTGAACCTCGCGCTCTTGAAAGGCTGCGACATCCGCGGCGTGTTCTGGGGCGCCTGGACCCGGCTCAACCCGGAGAAGAACCGCGCCAATCTCGAGAAGCTCGTGAGGTGGACCGCGGAAGGAAAGATTTCATCTCATGTCGACCGCACCTTCCCGCTGGCGCAGACGGCGGATGCGCTCAAGGTGCTCGCGGGGCGGCAAGCGATGGGCAAGGTGATCCTGCATCCGTGA
- a CDS encoding SDR family oxidoreductase: MFETGLLRDKRILVTGGGSGLGAAMGRRFLALGAELVICGRKLDRLDATAREMRAQSGGKVTTIACDIRDGAAVDGMMDAIWREAPLDILVNNAAATFIAQSEHLSFRAADAILAPTLHGAMYCTLAAGKRWIEGQHKGVVLSILSTSTITGRAFTVPSAMAKSAMLAMTKSLAVEWGPKGIRTVAIAPGPFPTAGASGQLRPEARNEGWTARNPLGRTGEHSELADLASFLVSDRAGYINGEMVVIDGGAHLRSSGAEDLLGWSDAQWAAQRAARSRG, encoded by the coding sequence ATGTTTGAAACAGGTCTGCTCAGGGACAAGCGCATCCTCGTCACCGGCGGAGGCTCGGGCCTCGGCGCTGCGATGGGACGCCGTTTCCTTGCGCTCGGCGCCGAGCTCGTCATCTGCGGCCGCAAGCTCGACCGGCTCGACGCAACAGCGCGCGAGATGCGCGCGCAGAGCGGAGGAAAGGTTACGACGATCGCCTGCGATATTCGCGACGGCGCCGCCGTCGATGGCATGATGGATGCGATCTGGCGCGAGGCGCCGCTCGACATCCTCGTCAACAACGCCGCTGCGACCTTCATCGCACAGAGTGAGCATCTGTCGTTCCGCGCGGCAGATGCGATCCTCGCACCGACCCTGCACGGCGCGATGTATTGCACGCTCGCCGCCGGCAAGCGCTGGATTGAGGGCCAGCACAAAGGCGTCGTGCTCTCGATCCTTTCGACATCGACCATCACCGGCCGCGCCTTCACTGTGCCGTCCGCGATGGCGAAGTCGGCGATGCTGGCGATGACCAAGAGCCTCGCAGTCGAATGGGGCCCGAAGGGCATCCGCACCGTCGCGATCGCGCCGGGCCCGTTCCCGACCGCCGGCGCATCGGGGCAGCTCCGTCCCGAGGCCCGCAACGAGGGCTGGACCGCGCGCAACCCGCTTGGCCGAACCGGCGAGCACAGCGAGCTTGCCGATCTCGCCAGCTTCCTGGTCTCGGACCGCGCCGGCTACATCAATGGCGAGATGGTGGTGATCGACGGCGGCGCGCATCTGCGCAGTTCCGGCGCCGAGGATTTGCTTGGCTGGAGCGATGCGCAATGGGCCGCGCAACGCGCCGCGCGATCCCGGGGATGA
- a CDS encoding invasion associated locus B family protein, with protein sequence MWRVLTLALMTGVAAVGMTGSARAQTAQPAPKAGPKEAAPKPPAPTAHTNAKTAAKPESKPAAPPAAVAGGAEPTLIGQFGTWGAYSATPNGKKVCFALAKPSSSKTNPPNRPRDPAYAFVSTRPAEKVNNEVSVMIGYALKPGSESTVEVGGAAFAMYTQGDGLWIKNAAEEERMVEAMRKSADLVVKGTSAKGTETTDTFSLKGLAQALDKIAQDCRR encoded by the coding sequence ATGTGGCGGGTGCTGACTTTAGCTTTGATGACTGGCGTAGCGGCCGTCGGAATGACCGGTTCCGCGCGGGCTCAGACGGCGCAACCGGCGCCCAAGGCTGGACCAAAAGAGGCGGCACCAAAGCCGCCCGCGCCGACTGCCCATACCAATGCCAAAACGGCTGCAAAGCCAGAGAGCAAACCGGCGGCCCCGCCCGCTGCGGTTGCGGGCGGCGCGGAACCGACCCTGATCGGCCAGTTCGGCACCTGGGGCGCCTATTCTGCGACGCCCAACGGCAAGAAGGTCTGCTTCGCGTTGGCAAAACCCTCGTCGTCGAAGACCAATCCGCCGAATCGCCCGCGCGATCCGGCCTATGCCTTCGTCTCGACCCGGCCGGCGGAGAAGGTGAACAACGAAGTCTCGGTCATGATCGGCTATGCGCTGAAGCCGGGCTCGGAATCGACCGTCGAGGTCGGCGGCGCCGCCTTCGCCATGTACACGCAGGGCGACGGCCTCTGGATCAAGAACGCGGCCGAGGAGGAGCGGATGGTCGAGGCCATGCGCAAATCCGCCGATCTCGTGGTCAAGGGCACCTCGGCCAAGGGGACGGAGACCACCGACACCTTCTCGCTGAAGGGCCTCGCCCAGGCGCTCGACAAGATCGCCCAGGATTGCAGGCGGTAA
- the rlmN gene encoding 23S rRNA (adenine(2503)-C(2))-methyltransferase RlmN has protein sequence MQPTTEPHNATLVEKTPLEIYVPPAKPSLIGLSRAELADRLGEIGVAPAQRKMRVQQLWHWIYFRGAQSLDDMTSISKGIRADLAQHFTVDRPEVVAEQISSDGTRKWLLRLPSGDNVQKAHEVECVYIPETDRGTLCVSSQVGCTLNCSFCHTGTQRLVRNLTAGEIIGQVMVARDRLNDWADREDGTRRVTNIVMMGMGEPLYNFDAVRDALLIAGDNEGIGISRRRITLSTSGVVPNIVRAGEEIGVMLAISLHAVRDELRNELVPLNRKYPIKELLQACRDYPGASNARRITFEYVMLKGVNDSLDDAKLLVKMLKGIPAKINLIPFNPWPGTAYECSDWDQIEKFSEYIFNAGYSSPVRTPRGRDILAACGQLKSETEKLSARERQALRAMAMTD, from the coding sequence ATGCAACCGACGACCGAGCCGCACAACGCAACACTGGTGGAGAAAACTCCGCTCGAAATCTATGTGCCGCCGGCAAAACCGTCGCTGATCGGGCTGTCGCGCGCCGAGCTTGCCGATCGCCTTGGCGAGATCGGCGTTGCACCGGCGCAGCGCAAGATGCGCGTGCAGCAGCTGTGGCACTGGATCTATTTCCGCGGTGCCCAGAGTCTTGACGACATGACCTCGATCTCGAAGGGCATCCGCGCCGATCTCGCCCAGCATTTCACGGTCGACCGGCCTGAAGTCGTGGCCGAGCAGATATCCAGCGACGGCACCCGCAAATGGCTGCTGCGCCTGCCGAGCGGCGACAATGTCCAGAAGGCGCATGAAGTCGAGTGCGTCTACATCCCCGAGACCGATCGCGGCACGCTCTGCGTCTCCTCGCAGGTCGGCTGCACGCTGAACTGCTCGTTCTGCCACACCGGCACGCAGCGCCTGGTGCGCAATCTCACCGCCGGCGAGATCATCGGCCAGGTGATGGTCGCGCGCGATCGTCTCAACGACTGGGCCGACCGCGAGGACGGCACGCGCCGCGTCACCAACATCGTGATGATGGGCATGGGCGAGCCGCTCTACAATTTCGACGCGGTACGCGATGCGCTCCTGATCGCCGGCGACAATGAAGGCATCGGCATCTCCCGCCGCCGCATCACGCTGTCGACCTCCGGCGTCGTCCCGAACATCGTGCGCGCCGGGGAGGAGATCGGCGTCATGCTCGCGATCTCGCTGCATGCGGTGCGCGACGAGCTGCGCAACGAGCTGGTGCCGCTCAACCGCAAATACCCGATCAAGGAGCTGCTGCAGGCCTGCCGCGACTATCCTGGCGCCTCGAACGCGCGGCGCATCACCTTCGAATATGTGATGCTCAAAGGCGTCAACGATTCGCTCGACGATGCCAAGCTGCTGGTGAAGATGCTCAAGGGCATTCCGGCCAAGATCAATCTGATCCCGTTCAATCCCTGGCCCGGCACGGCCTATGAGTGCTCGGACTGGGACCAGATCGAAAAGTTCTCCGAATACATCTTCAATGCCGGCTATTCCTCGCCAGTGCGCACCCCCCGCGGCCGCGACATCCTCGCCGCTTGCGGCCAGCTCAAGTCGGAGACGGAAAAGCTCTCGGCCCGTGAACGCCAGGCGCTGCGCGCCATGGCGATGACGGATTAG
- a CDS encoding phosphatase PAP2 family protein, producing MNRTGLFIALALWLVIGVVFGLYPELDLKLAALFFDPETKTFPLKLNEWAGVARDAAMWIAWAFALPPLVALVVKMIRPDRPLMVSGRAIIFLLVTLTLSAGILTNLTFKTYWGRPRPVVVTQFAGDQQFVPWWDPRGDCTRNCSFFSGEGATAFWTLAPAALAPPAWRPLAYAGAVVFGLVTSGLRMAFGGHFFTDVSIAGLVTFLVIWFAHALIYRWPRTRFSDAAVDAALTRLNMPAYRLRQRLFGRRTGPEPSV from the coding sequence ATGAACCGGACTGGACTCTTCATCGCCCTGGCGTTGTGGCTCGTGATCGGCGTGGTTTTCGGCCTTTACCCCGAGCTCGATCTCAAGCTCGCCGCGTTGTTCTTCGACCCCGAGACGAAGACGTTTCCGCTCAAGCTGAATGAGTGGGCCGGCGTTGCGCGTGACGCCGCCATGTGGATCGCCTGGGCGTTCGCGCTACCCCCGCTGGTTGCGCTCGTGGTCAAGATGATCAGGCCCGACCGGCCGCTGATGGTGTCGGGGCGCGCGATCATCTTCCTGCTGGTGACGTTGACGCTGTCGGCCGGCATTTTGACCAATCTCACTTTCAAGACCTATTGGGGCCGGCCGCGCCCAGTCGTGGTGACGCAGTTCGCCGGCGACCAGCAATTCGTGCCGTGGTGGGATCCGCGCGGCGACTGCACGCGCAACTGCTCGTTCTTCTCGGGCGAGGGCGCGACCGCGTTCTGGACGCTGGCGCCGGCTGCGCTCGCGCCCCCGGCATGGCGGCCGCTCGCTTATGCCGGCGCGGTTGTGTTCGGCCTCGTCACCAGCGGCCTGCGCATGGCGTTCGGCGGGCACTTCTTCACCGACGTCTCGATCGCGGGTCTCGTGACCTTCCTGGTGATCTGGTTTGCCCACGCGCTGATCTATCGCTGGCCGCGGACCCGGTTCTCGGACGCGGCGGTCGATGCCGCCCTGACCCGGCTGAACATGCCGGCCTACCGGCTCCGCCAGCGACTGTTCGGCCGCAGGACGGGCCCAGAGCCCTCGGTCTGA
- the argG gene encoding argininosuccinate synthase, whose amino-acid sequence MTTILKSLPKGEKVGIAFSGGLDTSAALLWMKQKGARCYAYTANLGQPDEADYNEIPRKAEAFGAEKAVLVDCRTQLVHEGIAAIQSGAFHISTGGITYFNTTPLGRAVTGTMLVAAMKEDGVNIWGDGSTFKGNDIERFYRYGLLTNPSLRIYKPWLDQQFIDELGGRAEMSAFMTAQGFAYKMSAEKAYSTDSNLLGATHEAKDLESLDSGIKIVNPIMGVPFWRDDCDVKAEKVVVRFEDGQPVALNGQTFSDPVALFLEANAVGGRHGLGMSDQIENRIIEAKSRGIYEAPGMALLHIAYERLVTGIHNEDTIEQYRISGMRLGRLLYQGRWFDSQALMLRETAQRWVARAITGEVTLELRRGNDYSILNTESPNLTYAPERLSMEKVEDAAFTPADRIGQLTMRNLDIADTRTKLKLYSDTGLLSGSEGSQIFRLGSDKG is encoded by the coding sequence ATGACCACGATCCTGAAAAGCCTGCCCAAGGGTGAGAAAGTCGGCATCGCGTTTTCCGGCGGACTCGACACCAGCGCGGCGCTGCTCTGGATGAAGCAGAAGGGCGCGCGCTGCTACGCCTATACCGCCAATCTCGGCCAGCCCGATGAAGCCGACTACAACGAGATTCCGCGCAAGGCGGAAGCGTTCGGCGCCGAGAAGGCCGTGCTGGTCGATTGCCGCACGCAGCTGGTCCATGAAGGCATCGCCGCGATCCAGTCCGGCGCCTTCCACATCTCGACCGGCGGCATCACCTATTTCAACACCACGCCGCTGGGGCGCGCCGTCACCGGCACGATGCTGGTCGCGGCGATGAAGGAGGACGGCGTCAACATCTGGGGCGACGGCTCGACCTTCAAGGGCAACGACATCGAGCGCTTCTACCGCTACGGCCTGCTCACCAATCCGTCGTTGCGCATCTACAAGCCCTGGCTCGACCAGCAGTTCATCGACGAGCTCGGCGGCCGCGCCGAGATGTCGGCGTTCATGACCGCCCAGGGCTTTGCCTACAAGATGAGCGCCGAGAAGGCCTATTCGACCGATAGCAATCTGCTCGGCGCCACGCATGAAGCCAAGGATCTCGAGAGCCTCGACAGCGGCATCAAGATCGTCAACCCGATCATGGGCGTGCCGTTCTGGCGCGACGACTGCGACGTAAAAGCCGAGAAGGTCGTGGTGCGGTTTGAGGACGGCCAGCCGGTCGCGCTGAACGGTCAGACCTTCAGCGATCCCGTCGCGCTGTTCCTCGAAGCCAACGCGGTCGGCGGTCGCCACGGCCTCGGCATGAGCGACCAGATCGAGAACCGCATCATCGAGGCCAAGAGCCGCGGCATCTATGAAGCGCCCGGCATGGCGCTGCTGCACATCGCCTATGAGCGTCTCGTCACCGGCATCCACAACGAGGACACCATCGAGCAGTACCGCATCAGCGGCATGCGGCTCGGGCGCCTGCTCTATCAGGGCCGCTGGTTCGATTCGCAGGCCCTGATGCTGCGCGAGACCGCGCAGCGCTGGGTCGCGCGCGCCATTACCGGCGAGGTGACGCTGGAGCTGCGTCGGGGCAACGACTATTCGATTCTCAACACCGAAAGCCCCAACCTCACCTATGCGCCGGAGCGGCTCAGCATGGAGAAGGTCGAGGACGCCGCGTTCACCCCGGCCGACCGCATCGGCCAGCTCACCATGCGCAACCTCGATATCGCGGATACGCGGACGAAGCTGAAGCTCTACAGCGACACGGGTTTGCTGTCGGGCAGCGAAGGCTCGCAGATCTTCCGGCTCGGGAGCGATAAAGGCTGA